The stretch of DNA AGTCCGCCTCCGATTTTTGGTTTGCTCCAGAGAATAGCTGCGGAACTGGGCTTAACGGTGACGGATGAGGAGATGTTTAGGACTTTTAACATGGGCTGGGGCTTTGGCATCATAGTGGACAAATGCGATGGAGACAAAGCGTTGCAGGCGTTAGCTGGGGACCCTCATAGGCCACAGGTAATTGGGGAAGTCACAGACAAAGAACGAATTGTTGAAATAAAATACCAAAATAAACACATGTACCTAACCTAGACCCCTTGCTTCAGCTGGCTACAAACGCATAATGATCCCCAAGGTTCACCCACAATCGCATACACTTCAATGCTGAGGAAACAGCAGTTTTCCGCTGTTCACAATGTTTCTTTTACATTTGTTTAGCCTATATATAAGGGGGTATAGAATCGGGTGAGCAGCAGAGCTATGTTTTTGCGAGTTTGTCGATGATGCTTTGGAATATGAGTTTGCCGTCGCCGTAGAGGAGCTTCCTGTTTTGGCTTGTCCAGTCGGGTTGCTGCCACCAGTACATGGCGCGCTCCGGATGAGGCATCAGGCCAAAGATGTTGCCTTCGCTGTTGCATATGCCTGCGATGTCATGGAAGCTGCCGTTGGGGTTATCGGGGTATTTGCCCTCTGCCACTGCGCCGTCTCTGCTGCAGTAACGGAAAACCAGCATGTCCTCGTCGATGAGTTTTTGGAGCAGCGCAACTTCTTTTTCTTTGGGAAACAGCAGTCTGCCCTCGCCATGCGCAATCGGCAGCCGGATGGTTTTGCCTGCCCGAATCGCCGAGGTAAAAGCGCATTTGCCGCGGTTCTCCTGTTTAAGGTAGACCCATTTGCATTTGAATCCTGCGGGTTCATTGGTGCTCAAGGTGGCTTCGGGGTATGCGCTGACTCCGCTGAAACCCGGCAGCAACCCGTACTCAACCAGGATTTGAAAGCCGTTGCAGATGCCTAAGATGGGTCTGCCCTCGTCGACGAACTTTGCGATTTCTTTTCCCAGATTCGCCGCAAGATGCCGCGCGAAGATGACGCCGCTGCGGACATAGTCGCCGTAGCTGAAGCCGCCTGGAAAAACCAGCACACTGTAGTCGAGGAGGTTTTTTTGTTTGATGAGTTCGCTGACCTGCAGGGTTTCGGCTTGGACGCCTAGTTCCTGGAAGGCACGTTTGGTTTCCTGGTCGCAGTTGGTTCCGCCGACGCGCAGCACGCAAACGCGGATGTCTTCTAGCTTCATTAGATGTCCTCCTTGGGGTTAAGGGTGGCTTTCCAGCTGTGCCGAAGCTTGTCAACTGGGGCATCGACTATGACTTTGCCGGTTAAGCCCTTGATGCGTAGCCTAGGTTCCTGGGTTACTTTTCCGATTAGTTTACTGTGTTTGCCCATGAGGTCTTCGTAGAGTTCCTGGTTTTGGGGTGCGATTTCGATTAGGAAGCGGCTGTTAGACTCCGAGAACAGCACGAAATCGTCTCGCAAGACATCTTTGCATGGAACATCCTTCAAATCGATTTCTAAGCCAAAGTCGCTTGCAAAAGCCATCTCTGCAGCCGCCACCGCCAACCCGCCCTCGGAGAGGTCATGGCAGGATTTAACGATGCCTTCGCCCATGGCTTTGGTGAGGTTGTAGTAGCTTTTTCTGGCTTTGGAGGTGTGGAGTTTAGGGACGGATTTGCCGAGGTGGCCTTTAAGCTTGTAGTATTCGCTGCCGCCGAGTTCAGGGTAGGTTTCGCCGATTATGTAAAGCAGGTTGCCTGCGGCTTTGAGGTCCACGGAGACGGTTTTGTCTATGTCGGGGACTATTCCGATGGCTGTGATGAGCAGGGTGGGTGTTACGGGTCCCATGGGGGATTCATTGTAGAGGCTGTCTTTACCTGAAATGAACGGGGTGCGGAAACTAGTGGCTACATCATAGCAGGCTTCGCAGGCCCGCACCAACGAGCCGAGGCGCTCGGGCTTCTCAGGGTTACCCCAAGTGAAATTGTCCAGCAACGCGATTCTTCTGCCGCCTACAGCTAAATTGTTACGTATGGCTTCGTCGATTGCTGAAGCCGCCATCCAGTAAGCGTCGATTTTACCGTAGTTGGGGTTCATGCCGCAGCTAATCGCCAGTCCCTTCACGGAGTCATCGACGGGTTTAAGCACTGCCGCATCGTTGGGGCCAGCATAGTCGCCCTGCAGCGGCTTTAGAAGCGTGTTGCCTTTGACTTCATGGTCATAGGTGCGTACGACGGCTTCTTTGCTGGCGATGTTGGGAGCCGCTAGCAGCTGCAACAGCACTTCAGTGAGGTCTTTGGGCTCGGCAAACTCGGGCTCAACCAGCTTGGGTGATTCGATAACTGCGACCTTGCTGCTCTCGCAGGGGTTAAACATGAAGTCCATATCGATGTCAGCCACCACTTCCTCGCCAAAGGTTAACTGCAACCTGCGTTCACCAATAAGCTGACCTATCGCGGTGGCTTTCACGTCTTCTTTTTCAAAAACCGCCATAACCCGCTCCAGATTCTGGGGCGGAACAGTCATCAACATGCGCTCCTGGGATTCAGAGAGGTAAATTTCCCATGGCGTCAGCCCCTGATACTTCAGCGGCACCTTCGCCAAATCCACCCGCACCCCACAGCCAAAGCGCTCCCCGGTTTCACCTACTGCCGAGGATAATCCTCCTCCGCCGATGTCCGTTATTGCCGAGCCAAGCTGGAGGTCGCGGATTTCCACCACGGCACGTTTGACTTTTTCTTCCTCGATGGGGTCTGCGATTTGGACGGCGGGGCGGCTGATTTCCTCGGATTTCTCGGTGAGTTCGGCTGAGGCGAAGGTTACGCCGTGGATGCCGTCGCGTCCGGTTTTGCCGCCTGATAGCACGATGATGTCGCCGACTTGGGCGGTTTTGGTGTATTTGTTAAGGGGCAGCAGTCCGATGCAGCCGCAGTAGACGATGACGTTGCCGGTGTAGGATTCATCGAAGTATATGGCGCCGTTAACTGTTGGGATGCCCATGTTGTTACCATAGGCGCTGATGCCCGCGGTAACGCCCATGTAAACGTATTTGGGGTGCTTAACGCCTGGGGGCAACTTTGTGTAGTCATAGTTGAGGGGACCAAACCCCAGCACGTCGGTGCATGCGATGGGATCCGCCCACACGCCCAGTATGTCGCGGATTACGCCGCCGACGCCGGTTGCTGCGCCGCCGAAGGGCTCCACCGCCGAGGGATGATTATGCGTTTCAACCTTAGCTGCGATGCCGTAGCCCTTGTCGAATTTAACGATGCCTGCGTTGTCTTCAAAGACGCTAAAGCACCAGGGCGCCTTGATTTGTTTAGTTGCTCTGGAGATGTAGGTTTTAAAGAGGCTCTGGATGGTTTTTCCGTCAAGCTCGATTTTGCCTTTGAAGGTTTTGTGGCAGCAGTGCTCGCTCCAGGTTTGGCTGATGGTTTGGAGTTCCACGTCGGTTGGGCTGCGGTTTTCGGTTTTAAAGTAAGTTTGAATTGACAAAAGCTCATCGAGGCTAAAGCCTAATGCGAGTTCGCTGTTAACTGCGCCAAGCTGCTCTTTGGTGGCGTTTGCTGTGGCGAACTCGAGGACTTGGCTGGTTTTGCGTTGGGTGATGAGGTCAGCGCTCATTTTGCCTCAGCGACGCTTATGCTGTAGTTATCTTTAGTTGGGTTAGCAAGGAGCCGCTTGCTCATTTCCTCTGCCTGCGCCTTTGCCTCTGCGGCGCTACTGGCTTCTAAATAGACGGTGTAGACTTTGCTGACATCCACCGCTGATGCTTTGTAGCCGAGTTCGATGAGGAGTCGCTGGGTGGTTTCGCCTTCCGGGTTGCTGTGTCCGGGTTTGAGGCTGACTTCGATTTTGGCAGCGTATTTCATAAGCCTTTAAATTAAGCACTTGGGATTTAAACGCTTTCGTCACCAAAAATGCAAAATCCTACGGCAAAAACGGTGTTTGATGCATTTCTTTTTGGAGGCGACGGCGGTTCTGCGGCAAAACAGACTGCGCCTGTGAGACGGTTGCTGTTGCTCACACACACCTACCCCCCCTCTATTTATAGGGTCAACGATGGGTTCAATCGTTAGTTCAAAAAAAGAGTTGGCGGCGAAGCAGAATCTGCAAAGATGCACCAGAACACATCGGTAAATTTGTTAAAAACAAATAATGAATTGAGGATACATAATGATTTTATAATATTTTACTTAAATTTATCTCTGAGTGCATTCCCTTGGAGCCAAACCCATTAACCCAGCAGAACTTCCACGTTAGCCTACTTGACCACATCGGGCAAGCCGTCATGATGGTTGATGCAACCCGCAAAATTACCTTCTGGAACAGCGCCTCCGAGAACCTCTTAGGCTACACAAAAAAAGAGGCACTGGGCCAAGATGCAGCTGAAGTGCTGGCTGGCTCCAACGCCAAAGAAGACTGCGAAACCATCACAAAATGGCTAAACCCCCAAGAAGCAGTAAAAGCAGAATTTTTGGCGCAGCGAAAAGACGGTTCACTGGTTCCGCTTCTGGTTAACTGCGCACCGTTTCATGATGAAGCAGGCGGCTTCGTCGGCACCGCCGTCGGCGCCACCGACATCACGGAACAGAAAATCTGCGAAAAAGACATGACCGTGGCGCTCGAGTACCTCTCCGCTAACATAGACAAGATTGAAGAGTTAAATGAGAAACTAAAGGTCGTCGGCAGCTTAACCCGCCATGACGTCAGAAACAAACTCAGCGCCGTAACAGGTTACAGCTATATCCTAAAAAGGCGCCACTACGACCTCGCAGACGTCGTGGACGGCCTTGATAAGATGTCGCAGGCAGTTACTGATTCCATGAAGATTTTCGAGATCGCCAGCACATACGAGCAGGTAGGCATGGAAGCGCTGGTTGACGTTGACGTGGGAAAAGCCCTCGACGGCGCGGTTGAGATGTTCCCGGATTTACCCTTCAAAGTCGTTAATGACTGCCACGGCATAATCGTCCACGCTGACTCGTTGCTTCGCCAGCTTCTCTTCAACTTCATCGATAACACAAGAAAATACGGTAAAACAACCCGAAACGTCTGGGTCCACTACAAGGACGTACCCGGAGGGGACCTTCAGTTGATCTATGAAGACGACGGCGTAGGGATACCGCAGCAGTCTAAGCAGCAACTCTTCAGGCAGGGCTTCTCCACTGGCGGCAGCACAGGCTTTGGCTTGTTCCTCTCCAAAAAAATCGTGCAGGTCTACGGCTGGAGCATACGGGAGGAAGGAGAAGAGGGGAAAGGCACCAAGTTTGTGATGACTGTGCCGAGCCTTGTTTTTTTTAAGCCCAAGACCTGTTATTGCATAAACAGGGCAGCACCGCCCCAATCAGATGAGCACTAATCTACCCATGAATGCGTCGCCTTCCCCTGTTGACGGCTGGTCTTGCCTGCATTCTTAGTGCGTAATCCAGCGCGTTTCTTGGGTTTGATGTGTGCAAAATTAAAATAGCTGTTGACTAGCTTGGGTTAGAGCCTCGAGGAAATACTATGAGCCGAGTATTTGAAAAACCCATCCCCCGCACCATGTCCACTCAGCATCCGGATAATGCAAATACTCCAGCTTGGAGCAACGACGAAGTAATCAACGGCAACCTGGAAGTCTACGAGGCCCTCTACGCCTACGAAAAGCTGGGTTGCCAAGAAATCATGTGGGACTCCGAAGGCAAAGACACCGACACCCGCGTGGTCCGAAAGCTCCTCCAGAAGCACTGGGACTTCTTTGCAGGCCGAACAATCGGCGAAGACATCTTCCTAACCTACCGCATCCCCAACCCCAAAATCGAGGGCGCAGAGAAAAAATACATCGTGGAAACCCTCCAGAACATCCCCGTGGCTCATGACGTTGCTTCGTTGGCTTACAAGAGGCAGGTTTCCCCGATTTTCGAGGTAATCTTGCCCTTCACAACGGGCGCGGAGGAGCTAATAATGCTTTTCAATTACTACAGAAAAGCCATTGTTTCGGCTGAAGACTCCGTGCTGTATGAGTCAACAACCGCAAAGGATTGGATTGGGACCTTTGAGCCTAAAGCCATAAAAGTAATTCCCTTAGTCGAGGACTTCGACAGCATCCTAAACGTAGACAGCATAGTCAGCGCCTACATAAAAGCCGTCAAGCCCAAGCAGCAACGCGTCTTCATCGCACGCTCCGACCCCGCACTCAACTATGGCTTGCTCTGCGCCGTTTTGCTTTCCAAAATCGGCTTAAGCAAACTTAAAGCGCTAGAAACAAGCCAGGAAACTGAAATACACCCCATCTTGGGGGTAGGCTCAAAGCCCTTCAGGGGCCATCTCTCCCCAGACAACGTCGAGAACTTCCTTCAAGAATACAGGGGACTCTCGACCGCAACTATCCAATCCGCCTTCCGCTATGATTACCCAACCGAGCAAGTTCAAGAAGCCATAAACACCCTAAACCAGCGATTGCCAAACGGCACCCCCCAACCTATAAGCGCAGAGGAAGAAAAGGCGCTGCGGGGTATACTTGCCAAATGCAGAGCAGCATACGAGAAGCAAATCGAGGCTCTAGCGCCCCTCATCAACAGCTTCGCCGCCTATGTTCCGCAGAGAAGAGCCCGCAAACTCCACATTGGATTATTCGGGTATAGCCGCTGCGTCGCCGGAGTCTGCTTGCCCCGCGCCATATCGTTCTCAACGGTGATGTATAGCATCGGGTTGCCCCCGGAGTTTTTGGGCATGAAAGCATTGGGCAGCCTCAACGAGGCGGAATGGGGTTTGCTCAACAAGCACTACGTAAAAATGGAGTACGACCTCAAATTGGCAGGGGAATATGTTTCATGGGATAACCTGGACTTGCTTTTGGAGATGAGCCAGAAAACCGCTAAACGCGCCAACATGAACGAGGACGAGCTAAAAAGGGGCCTGGCGGAACTCAAAGTCAACCTTGCCGCGGTAGAGGAGAAATTCAACTTTAAACTCTGCCCCAAAGGCATCGCGCAACGCAAACACGCTAACTACACAAACCTGTTTTTGCTCTCCTACCTTCAAAAAGACGACGCTGAAGCGAAAGAGGCGCTGTTTGAGTCAGCTAAACTGAGACGGTGCCTTGGCTGATCCTTCCGCTGAATTGGGCCTGGTTCAGCTTTACGTTAGCGCCGAGTGTTCCCGCTTGCTGGAAGCTAGGTTAGTATTCTGCAGGGTTATACGAGGTTCTGCTCGTTGTCTATGGATGAGTTTGCGGCTTATTACACGGTTTGCCTTGAGGCTTACTTTGCAATGTTTTTGGTTCAACCAGAAAGGTTAAGTTGTACTTTTGAGATTGGTACAACTTGAAGGTCGAAGTTGAACTATGGAAGAGGTTCTGGTTACCCGTAAGGGCCAAATCACCGTCCCCATCCACTTAAGGCGCAAGTACGGCATAAAGGAAGGAATGAAAATCACCGTGGAAGACTCGGGGTCAAGCTTAGTTCTGAAGGTTATTCCTCGCTTTCAAGATTTGATCGGAGCCGACGCTGAAACCGAAGATTTAGAGCAAACACTGAAAAAACTAGATAAGATGCGTTCAGAAGACAGGTACTGATGAAGGCAGTCTTGGATACGCGATTCTTCATCGAGAGTCTAGAAAGCAAGGATTTAGAGTTCAGGAAACGTTCAAGGGCAATGCTGGATAATCTTGAAGGAAAAGGTAACTTGGGCATTATTCCTTCGATAGTTATTCTTGAAATGTACAAGTTACAGTTGGAGAAATTCGGTTCTGATGTAGCTGAACTCAGAGTTAATTCCCTACTCAAATTAAACATGGATATCGCCAATCTTGATTCACCCATCGCTGTGGAGGCGGCTAAACTCCGCTGCAGGTACGCTGAGTTGCCCACTGCCGACGCCATCATCGCTGCAACCGGGATTGTTCTGGGCTGCGATTGCGTTGTGACCGATGATAGGCACATCCGGCAGGTTAGGGAAGTTAAGACAAGATGGATTTAGAAAAATGCCGCAGAGGAACTTAACCGTCCTCCGCTCTGCTATCAATCAGGTCAACGGTAAATCTTTCTCAATCGGTAAACCATCGCGTGCCCCCATCTTCATGACGCTCCGCGACGCCACATAGTTGCCTAGGCGCCCGCATTCAAAGAGGGATTTATTCTGGATTAAGCCGTAGAGGAAGCCCGCGTTGAAGGCGTCGCCTGCACCGGTGGTGTCGACGGCGGTGACTTTGAAGGGTTGAATGGTGGCTTTTTCGGCTCCGTTGGTAACATAACAGCCCTTCTCGCCGAGTTTAACAGCGACGATTTGCACGCCCATATCCAGCAGTGCCTGCGCCGCCTTGGGGACGTTGGATTCGCCCGTGATAAGCTCCAGCTCCAGAGAGTTAGGCATCATAACAAAGCTGTTCTGGATAATCGGCTCGATCGCTGAGAGCCCCTTCTGCGCGTAGAGTGAACCGGGGTCGAAGCTGACCTTCACCGAATCGGGGAGGAAACTCATGAGCTTCTTTTGGGTGCGGAAGCTTTTTTCGCCCACAAAGCTGGAGAGGTGCAGGAACTGGGTGTCGGTGATGTATTTGGCGTTGAGTTCACGGAATTCGACGGTGTCGTTGACGCCGGGGTTAATGTAGAGTGCCCGAGCTCCCTTTTTGTCGACGAATCCCAGGCAGACCCCGCTTTTGCCCTTCGCCGCGGATATGATGCCGTCGGTGTCCACGCCCTCGCCTTTGAAGCAGTCAATTTGCATTTTACCCTCATGGTCATCGGCGACTTTACCTACAAAGCCCACTTTGCAGCCCAGCCGCGCCAAGCCGACCATGGTGTTTGCCGCTGAGCCCCCGCAGGCCTCCGTGTAGTCATGGATGAAGCTTTCTTCCTCGGCGCCCGCGATCTTGTCCACTTTAAGAAGCGTGTCCACGTTGAGCGCGCCAAAGCCGACTACATCAAAGCGGGTCATGGAAAAATCTCCTTCAGCGATATTTGGTATTTGCCCAGTTTGCCCCCGTAGTTGCCCGCGGATACCCGCACAACGCCTGGCACGTTTAGGGCGGCTTCGATGCCTACTTTGGTGGCGGCTTTAAGCGCATCCAGCGAGGTGGCGTCGTAGACGATTTCGGCGATGTAGTTTACGCCATCAGGCACCCAGCTGTCCTTGCCGAGTTTAGCTTTAAGCGAGGGACAGTAATGGTGGTTTGTGGTGGGCCCGATTTCTGGAAAATGCGTTTCGGGTTTGCTGCCTGCTGAGCAGATGTCAAAGGTGGTGACTACGCCCTCAACTTCATGGATGGCATCCAGCGCCGCTTTGCCGGCTTGCTTGAGGGCTTCTTTGGTGGTACACAGAAGCCAAAAGTTGCCGCCTGCCACCCCGCGTCCATAGCCGATGGCGCGTTCGATGACAAAGTCAGGAACCATCAGGGGAACCACGATGACTTCGCGTCCATGCCGCTGCTCAACCCATTCGTAGCCGTCGCCGCAGTGCCCGACGCGGGTCATCATGTCAAATTTGCCCTCGGCGTTGGGTAGAGCATCATAGACGGCGGTGAAGGGTTTAACGAGTATGTCTTGGCGTATGCGGTAGCTGAGTTCCTTTTCGAATTTCTCCAATGACTGCTGGAAGGTTTTTTTTGGGTCAATTTGCCCCCAGAACTGCAATATAGCGCCGACTCTGCCGTCGGGGGTGTCGTCTTCGCATAGGTAACGTTCGACGCCGCCTTCGGTTCGGCCGATGACGGTGGCTGGCGTGGCGGTTGAATCCGATGCGGCTTTGCATAGGGTCTCCACATCGTCGGCTGTTACGATTATTCGGCAGTAGATGCCCTCGAAGGCTTCAATGTATGTATCATCAATTTTCTTATCCATCTATCCCAGTCTCCCAATACTGACGCCCCGCACCATCCGGCGGAACTCGCTGCTTTCCTTAACTATTGCCTCCATATTTTGGGCTGTGACTATTTGAACTTTCGGCAGCCCCTCCGTGTAGACCTTGATGAATTGCTTTGCAAGCGCCTCCTCAACGCCGCTTTGAGCTAGGGTTTGGCTGCTCCAGTCGGCAAGGAACTCTAAAGTCCGCTCCCTGCCCAATCTGCAGAATAAGTCGGCAATCACAGCGGTCACCGTGTTACTCTCCGACATAACCGCCACATCCGCATTGCGGACCGCGTAGCCGTTGCCGTTAAACGAAACCGCTAAGCCGCCGCTCTCCTTTACCAGACGGAAAGCCTCCACGTCGGTTATGCTGTCGCCAACGTAAATCGCCTCTGAGAGGTCTGCGCCGAGTTTTCTGGCTGCGTCACGGATGGATTCGGCTTTCTGTTCGCCGCCCACCGTTACAACATCGAGAAATTTGCCCACAAACATCTTGGGGATTTCTGTCCAGAAGATCTCATCTAGCCGCTGTATCAGGGTTTGGTCGCAGTGAGAGAACTCGTCAAGTGAGGTGGCGCCGCTGGGGATGTCGATTTGGCGCATCTGGCTGATTTCCTGCGCAGTGACACGGAGTTGGTCGCGTTCCTGCGGCGTGATGGGGATTTTGTCTAGGCTTAGGTGGGTGCAGTAGGTGTTTTTGAAGGGGAAATCCACGGCTTTGCAGAGAGCGCGGATGTAGTGCTCGTAGCTAGTGCTGACGATGAAGGCGTCGGCGATGCGTTGCACATGCTGCAGGGTGGCGCGGCTGTTGGCGATAAGCAGGATGTTTTGCTCCGAGAAGGCTTCGAGGTCATGGTCGGTGAGGCGGTACGCTTTAAAGAAGGGCAGAATCAGCCGAAGCGTGCTGCCCGCCGTGTAAGCCTCCCTATGCACGATGTCCGCCAACACATCGTCGTATCGGCTGATGTTAGAGAAGAATTTGCCTCCATTAGGGATGAAGTTCTCGGCGATTTCGTAGGCGTTATCGTTTTTGCTTATGGGGCCTTCGCAGTCGGAGACAAAGAGCCGCTTCAAACCGTTGCCCTCAGCTGCTGCATGCGGCGGATGCTTGCTGCGATATGGGTGCGGCTGGCGATGTCGCCTCGGTTCCACATGGCTCCGCCACGGATGGCTGCGGCTCCTTCCTGGCTGATTTGGCGGGCTTCCTCGATCGATGCGCCGATGCCTAAAACGCCGATGGCGCGGCTTTTAAGCGCGTAGTTGCTGCCGCCACGTATCTCCATGGAGCCGGGGTAGACGCGGATTTTGTCCCCATATTTTTTGGTTAATGCCTCTGCCCCTGAGAGGTCGACGGGTCCATTAACTGCGGAGTTATCCACCAAACCCGCGTGGACCTCCTGGAAACCGCCGTAGCTGGGCGGAACCTTATAGGTAAGCACCGTCGCCGCCTTCTCCATCTCGACGCCCCGCAATGTGCCATCGACCATGCGGAGGCAAACATCGACGAAGTCGTCTTTGATGATGGGGAGCAGATTCATGATTTCGGGGTCACCGGGGCGGCTGTTGATTTCCAGAATCTTGATGCCTCTGCCCGTATGCATAAACGCAAGGTACAGTGGAACAC from Candidatus Bathyarchaeota archaeon encodes:
- a CDS encoding AbrB/MazE/SpoVT family DNA-binding domain-containing protein; this encodes MEEVLVTRKGQITVPIHLRRKYGIKEGMKITVEDSGSSLVLKVIPRFQDLIGADAETEDLEQTLKKLDKMRSEDRY
- a CDS encoding HAD hydrolase family protein, with protein sequence MKRLFVSDCEGPISKNDNAYEIAENFIPNGGKFFSNISRYDDVLADIVHREAYTAGSTLRLILPFFKAYRLTDHDLEAFSEQNILLIANSRATLQHVQRIADAFIVSTSYEHYIRALCKAVDFPFKNTYCTHLSLDKIPITPQERDQLRVTAQEISQMRQIDIPSGATSLDEFSHCDQTLIQRLDEIFWTEIPKMFVGKFLDVVTVGGEQKAESIRDAARKLGADLSEAIYVGDSITDVEAFRLVKESGGLAVSFNGNGYAVRNADVAVMSESNTVTAVIADLFCRLGRERTLEFLADWSSQTLAQSGVEEALAKQFIKVYTEGLPKVQIVTAQNMEAIVKESSEFRRMVRGVSIGRLG
- a CDS encoding PIN domain-containing protein, giving the protein MDTRFFIESLESKDLEFRKRSRAMLDNLEGKGNLGIIPSIVILEMYKLQLEKFGSDVAELRVNSLLKLNMDIANLDSPIAVEAAKLRCRYAELPTADAIIAATGIVLGCDCVVTDDRHIRQVREVKTRWI
- a CDS encoding formylmethanofuran--tetrahydromethanopterin N-formyltransferase, whose translation is MDKKIDDTYIEAFEGIYCRIIVTADDVETLCKAASDSTATPATVIGRTEGGVERYLCEDDTPDGRVGAILQFWGQIDPKKTFQQSLEKFEKELSYRIRQDILVKPFTAVYDALPNAEGKFDMMTRVGHCGDGYEWVEQRHGREVIVVPLMVPDFVIERAIGYGRGVAGGNFWLLCTTKEALKQAGKAALDAIHEVEGVVTTFDICSAGSKPETHFPEIGPTTNHHYCPSLKAKLGKDSWVPDGVNYIAEIVYDATSLDALKAATKVGIEAALNVPGVVRVSAGNYGGKLGKYQISLKEIFP
- a CDS encoding PAS domain S-box protein — encoded protein: MEPNPLTQQNFHVSLLDHIGQAVMMVDATRKITFWNSASENLLGYTKKEALGQDAAEVLAGSNAKEDCETITKWLNPQEAVKAEFLAQRKDGSLVPLLVNCAPFHDEAGGFVGTAVGATDITEQKICEKDMTVALEYLSANIDKIEELNEKLKVVGSLTRHDVRNKLSAVTGYSYILKRRHYDLADVVDGLDKMSQAVTDSMKIFEIASTYEQVGMEALVDVDVGKALDGAVEMFPDLPFKVVNDCHGIIVHADSLLRQLLFNFIDNTRKYGKTTRNVWVHYKDVPGGDLQLIYEDDGVGIPQQSKQQLFRQGFSTGGSTGFGLFLSKKIVQVYGWSIREEGEEGKGTKFVMTVPSLVFFKPKTCYCINRAAPPQSDEH
- the purS gene encoding phosphoribosylformylglycinamidine synthase subunit PurS, encoding MKYAAKIEVSLKPGHSNPEGETTQRLLIELGYKASAVDVSKVYTVYLEASSAAEAKAQAEEMSKRLLANPTKDNYSISVAEAK
- the ppcA gene encoding phosphoenolpyruvate carboxylase, encoding MSRVFEKPIPRTMSTQHPDNANTPAWSNDEVINGNLEVYEALYAYEKLGCQEIMWDSEGKDTDTRVVRKLLQKHWDFFAGRTIGEDIFLTYRIPNPKIEGAEKKYIVETLQNIPVAHDVASLAYKRQVSPIFEVILPFTTGAEELIMLFNYYRKAIVSAEDSVLYESTTAKDWIGTFEPKAIKVIPLVEDFDSILNVDSIVSAYIKAVKPKQQRVFIARSDPALNYGLLCAVLLSKIGLSKLKALETSQETEIHPILGVGSKPFRGHLSPDNVENFLQEYRGLSTATIQSAFRYDYPTEQVQEAINTLNQRLPNGTPQPISAEEEKALRGILAKCRAAYEKQIEALAPLINSFAAYVPQRRARKLHIGLFGYSRCVAGVCLPRAISFSTVMYSIGLPPEFLGMKALGSLNEAEWGLLNKHYVKMEYDLKLAGEYVSWDNLDLLLEMSQKTAKRANMNEDELKRGLAELKVNLAAVEEKFNFKLCPKGIAQRKHANYTNLFLLSYLQKDDAEAKEALFESAKLRRCLG
- the purL gene encoding phosphoribosylformylglycinamidine synthase subunit PurL; its protein translation is MSADLITQRKTSQVLEFATANATKEQLGAVNSELALGFSLDELLSIQTYFKTENRSPTDVELQTISQTWSEHCCHKTFKGKIELDGKTIQSLFKTYISRATKQIKAPWCFSVFEDNAGIVKFDKGYGIAAKVETHNHPSAVEPFGGAATGVGGVIRDILGVWADPIACTDVLGFGPLNYDYTKLPPGVKHPKYVYMGVTAGISAYGNNMGIPTVNGAIYFDESYTGNVIVYCGCIGLLPLNKYTKTAQVGDIIVLSGGKTGRDGIHGVTFASAELTEKSEEISRPAVQIADPIEEEKVKRAVVEIRDLQLGSAITDIGGGGLSSAVGETGERFGCGVRVDLAKVPLKYQGLTPWEIYLSESQERMLMTVPPQNLERVMAVFEKEDVKATAIGQLIGERRLQLTFGEEVVADIDMDFMFNPCESSKVAVIESPKLVEPEFAEPKDLTEVLLQLLAAPNIASKEAVVRTYDHEVKGNTLLKPLQGDYAGPNDAAVLKPVDDSVKGLAISCGMNPNYGKIDAYWMAASAIDEAIRNNLAVGGRRIALLDNFTWGNPEKPERLGSLVRACEACYDVATSFRTPFISGKDSLYNESPMGPVTPTLLITAIGIVPDIDKTVSVDLKAAGNLLYIIGETYPELGGSEYYKLKGHLGKSVPKLHTSKARKSYYNLTKAMGEGIVKSCHDLSEGGLAVAAAEMAFASDFGLEIDLKDVPCKDVLRDDFVLFSESNSRFLIEIAPQNQELYEDLMGKHSKLIGKVTQEPRLRIKGLTGKVIVDAPVDKLRHSWKATLNPKEDI
- the purQ gene encoding phosphoribosylformylglycinamidine synthase subunit PurQ, which gives rise to MKLEDIRVCVLRVGGTNCDQETKRAFQELGVQAETLQVSELIKQKNLLDYSVLVFPGGFSYGDYVRSGVIFARHLAANLGKEIAKFVDEGRPILGICNGFQILVEYGLLPGFSGVSAYPEATLSTNEPAGFKCKWVYLKQENRGKCAFTSAIRAGKTIRLPIAHGEGRLLFPKEKEVALLQKLIDEDMLVFRYCSRDGAVAEGKYPDNPNGSFHDIAGICNSEGNIFGLMPHPERAMYWWQQPDWTSQNRKLLYGDGKLIFQSIIDKLAKT
- a CDS encoding carbohydrate kinase family protein; this translates as MTRFDVVGFGALNVDTLLKVDKIAGAEEESFIHDYTEACGGSAANTMVGLARLGCKVGFVGKVADDHEGKMQIDCFKGEGVDTDGIISAAKGKSGVCLGFVDKKGARALYINPGVNDTVEFRELNAKYITDTQFLHLSSFVGEKSFRTQKKLMSFLPDSVKVSFDPGSLYAQKGLSAIEPIIQNSFVMMPNSLELELITGESNVPKAAQALLDMGVQIVAVKLGEKGCYVTNGAEKATIQPFKVTAVDTTGAGDAFNAGFLYGLIQNKSLFECGRLGNYVASRSVMKMGARDGLPIEKDLPLT